Proteins encoded by one window of Chanos chanos chromosome 7, fChaCha1.1, whole genome shotgun sequence:
- the LOC115816185 gene encoding interferon-induced protein with tetratricopeptide repeats 1-like yields MDIAYTTAVKNSAVPTSLLTSVRYALSKLLGTIKIEKVDLLRSELEKLECHFTWSLESTSSKLQAVKELLESCSQINECQWQGQLYNFMGYILHSQGSSEEALTYLKKAEKTISDLCRPGELGPKLLVNQANLAWVHYHLGELQESQAYLRKVEKITEECSVLSKCTLHPEVNGEKGWTFVKFDLRLKREAIKCFTEALKGDPMRREWNRGLATAMVKAYPRPQVTPAIEAQILAQVKRARELDPDDQYLTALYLNSLSVAGQVTDETKLEGERLAKRLTKNLDGLREALAFFRSSMSLDFAIEVAENVLESFPSEIYVKKQLAICYKWKVFMLKESNAEDQDWIQRATALHEEVISLRPHYLRGKLALADIHARSGNIERADEMYEELLYRADDLELEDRQLLYSHFSTHLYWIKAARSKSIDYHMKVAEIPHSSRVRKNSIRILRDIIRKGMNERHGEIVDFLYGLDDI; encoded by the exons ATGGATATTGCATACACAACAGCTGTGAAAAACTCTGCAGTGCCAACTTCACTATTAACAAGCGTGCGGTATGCACTCAGTAAATTGTTGGGAACAATTAAAATTGAGAAGGTG GATCTGCTAAGGAGTGAGCTGGAGAAGTTGGAGTGTCATTTTACCTGGTCTCTGGAAAGCACGTCCTCCAAGCTCCAGGCCGTCAAGGAGTTACTAGAATCCTGCAGCCAGATTAATGAGTGTCAGTGGCAGGGACAGCTCTATAACTTCATGGGCTACATCCTTCACTCTCAGGGTTCCTCAGAAGAGGCTTTGACCTATCTGAAGAAAGCAGAGAAGACGATCAGTGATCTGTGTCGTCCAGGTGAACTCGGACCCAAGCTGCTGGTGAACCAGGCTAACTTGGCTTGGGTACACTACCACCTGGGTGAGTTACAAGAGAGCCAGGCTTACCTCCGTAAGGTGGAGAAGATTACAGAGGAGTGCTCCGTCCTGTCCAAGTGCACCCTCCATCCAGAGGTGAACGGGGAGAAGGGTTGGACCTTCGTAAAATTTGATTTGCGACTCAAAAGGGAAGCTATCAAATGCTTCACTGAAGCTCTCAAAGGAGATCCAATGAGGAGGGAGTGGAACAGGGGGTTAGCCACCGCTATGGTCAAAGCTTACCCAAGACCACAAGTGACACCTGCCATAGAAGCCCAGATTTTAGCGCAGGTAAAGCGAGCCAGGGAGCTGGATCCAGATGACCAATACCTGACTGCACTCTATCTCAACAGTTTGAGTGTCGCCGGGCAGGTGACAGACGAGACTAAACTGGAAGGGGAACGTCTTGCAAAGAGACTGACGAAAAATCTCGACGGCCTCAGGGAGGCACTGGCATTTTTCAGGAGCAGCATGTCCCTGGATTTTGCAATCGAGGTGGCAGAGAACGTTCTGGAAAGTTTTCCATCTGAAATTTACGTGAAAAAGCAGCTGGCGATTTGCTACAAATGGAAGGTGTTTATGTTAAAGGAGTCAAACGCTGAGGACCAGGACTGGATCCAAAGAGCGACCGCCCTTCATGAAGAGGTGATCTCCCTGCGCCCACATTACCTACGTGGGAAACTTGCCCTCGCCGATATTCATGCTAGGTCCGGCAACATTGAGCGTGCAGACGAGATGTATGAGGAACTCCTGTATAGGGCAGACGACCTTGAACTGGAAGACAGGCAGCTACTTTACAGTCATTTTAGTACCCATCTCTACTGGATCAAAGCTGCCAGATCCAAATCTATCGATTATCACATGAAGGTAGCAGAGATCCCTCACAGCTCCAGGGTGAGGAAAAACAGCATAAGAATCCTGAGAGACATCATTAGAAAGGGCATGAATGAGAGACATGGCGAAATCGTAGACTTTCTGTATGGTCTTGATGACATATAA